Proteins from a genomic interval of Polaribacter sp. Q13:
- a CDS encoding GNAT family N-acetyltransferase, producing MIKLNWDSDFFKHEVFRIDFKENSDFQLLKGLTYVFSENPVMGFSDSLQDIKITFTKDLSSDEFIDKETLKDIVKYDFDYVDENLLDLALQSGSYSRFKKDANIPNSKFEKLYDLWVRNSVNKKIADEIFVVFIDETISGFVTVKKNKHICKIGLIAVSQNFRGLGLGKKLMQRVDHWALENKCNLVEVETQLDNEIANKFYKSLGFLENKREYIYHIWK from the coding sequence ATGATCAAGTTAAATTGGGATTCAGACTTTTTTAAACATGAGGTTTTTAGAATTGATTTTAAAGAAAATAGTGATTTTCAACTTTTAAAAGGGTTGACTTATGTGTTTTCTGAAAATCCGGTAATGGGTTTTTCTGATTCCTTGCAGGATATAAAAATAACTTTTACAAAAGATTTATCTAGTGATGAGTTTATTGATAAAGAAACTTTAAAGGATATTGTAAAATATGATTTTGACTATGTAGATGAAAATTTACTAGATTTAGCACTGCAAAGCGGATCTTATTCTAGGTTTAAGAAAGATGCTAATATTCCTAATTCTAAATTTGAAAAGTTATATGATTTATGGGTGCGAAATTCTGTAAATAAAAAAATAGCAGATGAAATTTTTGTTGTTTTTATTGATGAGACTATTTCAGGTTTTGTAACAGTTAAAAAGAATAAACATATCTGTAAAATAGGGTTAATTGCAGTAAGCCAAAATTTTAGAGGTTTAGGATTAGGAAAAAAATTAATGCAAAGAGTTGATCATTGGGCTTTGGAGAATAAATGTAATTTAGTTGAGGTTGAAACTCAACTAGATAATGAGATTGCAAATAAATTTTATAAATCTTTGGGCTTTTTAGAAAATAAAAGAGAATACATATATCATATATGGAAGTAA
- the rffA gene encoding dTDP-4-amino-4,6-dideoxygalactose transaminase has product MEVKKNIPFNKPYLTGNETKYIEQAVASGKISGNGIFTQKCQQFFEERYGIKKTLLTTSCTDALEMCAILLNIKEGDEVIMPSYTFVSTANAFVLRGAKIVFADSRSDQPNINENSLEALITPKTKAIVVVHYAGVACDMDTIMALAKKYGIYVVEDAAQAIESYYKGKALGSIGHLSAFSFHETKNVISGEGGLLGINDIQFIERAEIIWEKGTNRSAFFRGEIDKYGWVDVGSSFLPSEIIAAFLWAQLENLEDIQKRRKEIWNKYFEFFNENVKVSLPLVPEYATNNAHMFYVLLESLKKRNEFITSYKKRGINPVFHYVSLHSSPYFKDKHDGRKLVNCDRYADTLVRMPLFYELDQSEVFYE; this is encoded by the coding sequence ATGGAAGTAAAGAAAAACATCCCTTTCAACAAACCTTACCTAACGGGTAATGAAACAAAATATATAGAACAAGCAGTTGCTTCTGGTAAAATTTCAGGAAATGGAATTTTTACACAAAAATGCCAACAATTTTTTGAAGAACGCTATGGTATCAAAAAAACGTTATTGACCACTTCTTGTACAGATGCTTTAGAAATGTGTGCTATTTTGTTGAATATAAAAGAAGGAGATGAGGTTATTATGCCTTCCTATACATTTGTGTCTACAGCCAATGCTTTTGTATTAAGAGGTGCAAAAATTGTGTTCGCAGATTCTAGGTCAGATCAACCAAATATAAATGAAAATAGTTTAGAAGCTTTAATTACACCAAAAACCAAAGCAATTGTAGTGGTGCATTATGCAGGCGTTGCTTGTGATATGGATACCATTATGGCATTAGCTAAAAAATATGGTATTTATGTTGTTGAAGATGCTGCTCAAGCAATTGAATCTTATTATAAAGGAAAAGCATTAGGAAGTATTGGTCATTTGTCGGCATTTTCTTTTCACGAAACAAAAAATGTAATCAGTGGAGAGGGAGGTTTGTTAGGTATTAATGATATACAATTTATAGAAAGAGCAGAAATTATATGGGAAAAAGGAACTAATCGTTCTGCTTTTTTTAGAGGAGAAATAGATAAGTATGGTTGGGTAGATGTAGGGTCTTCTTTTTTACCTTCAGAAATTATAGCTGCATTTTTATGGGCACAATTAGAAAACTTAGAAGACATTCAGAAAAGAAGAAAAGAAATTTGGAATAAATATTTTGAGTTTTTTAATGAGAATGTTAAAGTTTCGTTGCCTTTAGTTCCTGAATATGCAACCAATAATGCACACATGTTTTATGTGCTTTTAGAATCTTTAAAGAAAAGGAACGAATTTATAACCAGTTATAAAAAAAGAGGAATTAATCCTGTTTTTCATTATGTTAGTTTGCATTCTAGCCCTTATTTTAAAGATAAGCACGATGGTAGAAAGCTAGTTAACTGCGATAGATATGCAGATACGTTGGTTAGAATGCCTTTGTTTTATGAATTAGATCAATCTGAAGTTTTTTATGAATAA